A single Desulfobaculum xiamenense DNA region contains:
- a CDS encoding glycosyltransferase family 2 protein, with amino-acid sequence MSERVTAVILTFNGQKWLEKTLASLGFCDRILVVDSGSTDATLEIARAAGADVLHRAWEGTIPQFRFAFEHVDTPWIITLDQDEFLSPELRASVTAALAAPGDAAGFMCPRRSWYLDRFVRHSGWYPDRLLRVFRLDGVEIRGMLPHEEFHPTGPTRDLDGDIIHYPYADLAEHLDKINSYTSLAAREMKARGRRAGVGTALAHAFGKFLKQYVLKQGFRDGRAGLVLAVHAFVYAFHKYMKLVELCDEGTSTPDIPRK; translated from the coding sequence ATGAGCGAACGCGTTACCGCCGTCATCCTGACCTTCAACGGCCAGAAATGGCTGGAGAAGACCCTCGCGAGCCTCGGCTTCTGCGACAGAATTCTTGTGGTGGACTCCGGCAGCACCGACGCCACGCTGGAGATCGCCCGCGCCGCAGGGGCGGACGTCCTGCACCGCGCATGGGAGGGCACCATCCCGCAGTTCCGCTTCGCCTTCGAGCACGTGGACACCCCGTGGATCATCACCCTCGATCAGGACGAATTTCTCTCGCCGGAGCTTCGCGCGTCCGTGACCGCCGCCCTCGCCGCCCCCGGCGACGCGGCGGGCTTCATGTGCCCGCGCCGCTCGTGGTACCTCGACCGCTTCGTCCGCCACAGCGGGTGGTATCCGGACCGGCTGCTGCGCGTGTTCCGGCTGGACGGCGTGGAAATCCGGGGCATGCTCCCGCACGAGGAATTCCACCCCACCGGTCCCACGCGCGACCTCGACGGGGACATCATCCACTATCCCTACGCCGACCTCGCCGAGCATCTGGACAAGATCAACAGCTACACCTCGCTCGCCGCGCGCGAGATGAAGGCACGCGGCCGCAGGGCCGGAGTCGGCACCGCCCTCGCCCACGCCTTCGGCAAGTTCCTCAAGCAGTACGTGCTGAAGCAGGGATTCCGCGATGGCCGCGCCGGACTGGTGCTGGCCGTGCACGCCTTCGTCTACGCCTTCCACAAGTACATGAAACTCGTGGAACTGTGCGACGAGGGCACCTCGACCCCCGACATTCCCCGAAAATGA
- the tmk gene encoding dTMP kinase, with protein sequence MFVTFEGIEGSGKSSVLTAVQAHLEAQGREVVRTREPGGSRIGQELRKLLLGMESTDLTGESELFLYLADRAQHVATVIRPALEAGRTVLSDRYADSTVAYQGYGRGLDPKQLHAFNDVAVAGLWPELTILLDLPAEVGLRRAVTRNMREHKCDTEGRFEAESLSFHETVREGYLTLAALHRKRYRIVDAAQPLENVIADVLAIIDERLAATDEQA encoded by the coding sequence ATGTTTGTTACCTTTGAAGGGATAGAGGGCTCCGGCAAGTCGAGCGTGCTCACCGCCGTGCAGGCCCATCTGGAGGCGCAAGGCCGCGAGGTCGTGCGCACGCGGGAACCCGGCGGCAGCCGCATCGGCCAGGAACTGCGCAAGCTCCTGCTCGGCATGGAAAGCACGGACCTCACCGGCGAGAGCGAGCTTTTCCTCTACCTCGCGGACCGCGCCCAGCACGTGGCCACGGTCATCCGCCCCGCGCTGGAGGCCGGACGGACCGTGCTCTCGGACCGCTACGCCGATTCCACCGTGGCCTATCAGGGCTACGGCCGCGGGCTCGACCCCAAACAGCTCCACGCCTTCAACGACGTGGCCGTGGCCGGACTGTGGCCCGAGCTGACCATCCTGCTCGACCTTCCCGCCGAGGTGGGCCTACGCCGCGCCGTGACCCGCAACATGCGCGAGCACAAGTGCGACACCGAAGGACGCTTCGAGGCCGAGAGCTTAAGCTTCCACGAGACGGTGCGCGAGGGCTACCTGACGCTGGCCGCCCTGCACCGCAAGCGCTACCGCATCGTGGACGCCGCCCAGCCTCTCGAAAACGTCATCGCCGACGTCCTCGCCATCATCGACGAGCGCCTCGCCGCCACGGACGAACAGGCATGA
- a CDS encoding amino acid ABC transporter permease has protein sequence MTTVASPQSGHVRRVFDMARLVALGALALWLLALGERGLGYQWQWYRVPQYLVDTRGGTLSAGPLLEGLVVTFGITAASLVLSMTFGLCAALLRLSDSFVARLAARGYVELIRNTPLLIQLFFIYFVIAPVMDISATTSAIIALSLFEGAYASEIIRTGIESVPRGQWEAAHSLGLSPFATHARVILPQALRRILPPLTGVAVSLVKDSALASTIAVYELTQQGQIIIADTFLTFEIWFTVAAVYLAATGSLSWAASAMERRLATGD, from the coding sequence ATGACGACCGTTGCGTCCCCGCAGTCCGGCCATGTCCGCCGCGTGTTCGACATGGCGCGACTTGTCGCCCTCGGCGCGCTGGCGCTATGGCTGCTGGCCCTCGGCGAGCGGGGGCTTGGGTACCAGTGGCAGTGGTACCGCGTGCCGCAGTACCTCGTGGACACGCGCGGCGGAACGCTCTCGGCCGGTCCGCTGCTGGAGGGGCTGGTGGTCACCTTCGGCATCACGGCGGCAAGTCTCGTCCTGTCCATGACCTTCGGCCTGTGCGCCGCGCTTCTGCGCCTGTCGGACTCCTTCGTGGCGCGGCTCGCTGCGCGGGGGTACGTGGAGCTCATCCGCAACACGCCGCTTCTGATCCAGCTCTTCTTCATCTACTTCGTCATCGCACCAGTCATGGACATAAGCGCCACGACCTCGGCCATCATCGCCCTCTCGCTCTTCGAGGGAGCCTACGCGTCGGAGATCATCCGCACGGGCATTGAATCCGTTCCGCGCGGCCAGTGGGAGGCGGCCCACAGCCTCGGCCTGTCGCCCTTCGCCACCCATGCCCGCGTCATCCTGCCGCAGGCCCTGCGACGCATCCTGCCACCGCTCACGGGCGTGGCGGTGTCCCTCGTCAAGGACTCCGCGCTGGCCAGCACCATCGCCGTCTACGAACTGACCCAACAGGGGCAGATCATCATCGCGGACACCTTCCTGACCTTCGAAATCTGGTTCACGGTTGCCGCCGTGTATCTGGCGGCCACGGGTAGCCTGTCGTGGGCGGCCTCGGCCATGGAACGACGCCTCGCCACGGGAGACTGA
- a CDS encoding 3'-5' exoribonuclease YhaM family protein codes for MTRKQTFVRDLAPGQNVDDVFVLVEARAGQAKNGPFWALTLGDSSGEVDAKIFSPHSQTCPELASGMVVRIRGQVGTYRDQPQIIVDGATVLDPDAEGLRLCDFVPASKRDPEDMLADIERLCKRHLVHKPWRTLCRRVLTDADIKGRLALAPGAISVHHAYAGGLLEHTLGVCELCMAFCDQYPQLDRQILLAAAIFHDLGKAWEYTAGPAREHTDEGRLLGHIMLGLEVLEPFLAKADGLDPELKVHLKHLILSHHGELEFGSPKRPKTAEAFALHFADNMDAKMNTVATATQDIAEGETGWTQYLRSLSRFVFRPRHTPEPRPEGEKEESNQLCLLPLKG; via the coding sequence ATGACCCGAAAGCAGACCTTCGTGCGCGACCTCGCGCCCGGACAGAACGTTGACGACGTGTTCGTTCTGGTGGAAGCCCGCGCGGGACAGGCCAAGAACGGCCCGTTCTGGGCGCTGACGCTGGGCGACAGTTCCGGCGAGGTCGACGCCAAGATATTTTCCCCCCACAGCCAGACCTGCCCCGAACTCGCTTCGGGCATGGTCGTGCGCATTCGCGGACAGGTGGGAACCTACCGCGACCAACCGCAGATCATCGTCGACGGCGCGACCGTGCTCGACCCCGACGCCGAGGGACTGCGCCTGTGCGACTTCGTGCCCGCCAGCAAGCGCGATCCCGAGGACATGCTCGCGGACATCGAGCGGCTGTGCAAACGCCACCTCGTCCACAAGCCGTGGCGCACCCTGTGCCGCAGGGTGCTCACCGACGCAGACATCAAGGGCCGCCTCGCGCTCGCGCCCGGTGCCATAAGCGTCCACCACGCCTACGCCGGCGGACTGCTGGAGCACACGCTCGGCGTCTGCGAACTGTGCATGGCCTTCTGCGACCAGTACCCCCAGCTCGACCGGCAGATCCTTCTGGCGGCGGCCATCTTCCACGACCTCGGCAAGGCGTGGGAATACACCGCCGGTCCCGCGCGCGAGCATACGGACGAAGGCCGCCTGCTCGGGCACATCATGCTCGGCCTTGAAGTTCTGGAACCGTTCCTCGCCAAGGCCGACGGCCTCGACCCCGAGCTGAAGGTCCACCTGAAGCATCTCATCCTGAGCCACCACGGCGAACTGGAATTCGGCTCGCCCAAGCGGCCCAAGACCGCCGAGGCCTTCGCGCTGCACTTCGCCGACAACATGGATGCCAAGATGAACACCGTGGCCACTGCCACGCAGGACATTGCCGAGGGCGAGACGGGCTGGACGCAGTATCTGCGTTCCCTGTCGCGCTTCGTCTTCCGCCCCCGCCACACGCCCGAACCGCGCCCCGAGGGCGAAAAAGAGGAATCCAACCAGCTATGTTTGTTACCTTTGAAGGGATAG